From a region of the Cognatiyoonia koreensis genome:
- a CDS encoding NADH-quinone oxidoreductase subunit M, which produces MGNLLSLTTFIPLLGALILALFLRGDDVAAQRNAKWVALATTVATFVVSLFILFGFNPADTGFQMVEERAWLMGLNYKMGVDGISILFVMLTTFLMPLVIASCWDVKSRVKEYMIAFLILETLMLGVFMALDLILFYLFFEAGLIPMFLIIGIWGGKDRIYASFKFFLYTFLGSVLMLVAMVAMYVDAGTTDIPTLMAHTFGSETFSLLGVQILGGAQTLMWIAFFASFAVKMPMWPVHTWLPDAHVQAPTAGSVVLAAILLKMGGYGFLRFSLPMFPIGSEVMGPLVLWLSAIAIVYTSLVALVQQDMKKLIAYSSVAHMGYVTMGIFAVNQQGIDGAIFQMISHGFISGALFLCVGVIYDRMHTREIDAYGGLVNRMPAYALIFMFFTMANVGLPGTSGFIGEFLVLVGIFQVNTWVAAIATTGVILSAAYALWLYRRVVMGDLIKESLKTIKDMTRRERAIFAPLVTMTLLLGVYPSLVTDIIGPSVGALIGQYDTATAAFEASTQLAAN; this is translated from the coding sequence ATGGGCAACCTTCTTTCCCTCACCACATTCATCCCGCTGCTGGGCGCGCTGATCCTGGCGCTGTTCCTGCGTGGTGACGATGTTGCAGCACAGCGCAACGCGAAGTGGGTGGCGCTGGCCACAACGGTGGCTACATTTGTCGTCTCGCTGTTCATCCTCTTTGGCTTCAACCCGGCTGACACGGGCTTCCAGATGGTGGAAGAACGCGCATGGCTGATGGGCCTGAATTACAAGATGGGCGTTGACGGGATTTCGATCCTGTTCGTGATGCTGACGACCTTCCTGATGCCGCTGGTCATCGCGTCTTGCTGGGATGTGAAAAGCCGGGTCAAGGAATACATGATTGCGTTCCTGATCCTGGAAACGCTGATGCTCGGCGTGTTCATGGCGCTCGACCTGATCCTGTTCTACCTCTTCTTCGAGGCAGGGCTGATACCGATGTTCCTGATCATTGGCATCTGGGGCGGCAAAGACCGGATCTATGCCTCCTTCAAATTCTTCCTCTACACCTTCCTCGGCTCTGTCCTGATGCTGGTGGCAATGGTTGCGATGTACGTGGATGCCGGCACGACCGACATCCCGACACTGATGGCGCACACCTTCGGGTCCGAAACGTTCAGCCTGTTGGGCGTGCAGATCCTCGGTGGCGCACAAACGCTGATGTGGATCGCATTCTTCGCGTCCTTCGCGGTGAAAATGCCGATGTGGCCGGTGCATACATGGCTGCCTGACGCGCACGTGCAGGCCCCGACGGCGGGGTCGGTAGTGCTGGCGGCGATCCTGCTGAAAATGGGCGGCTACGGCTTCTTGCGGTTCAGCCTGCCGATGTTCCCCATCGGGTCAGAGGTAATGGGCCCGCTGGTCCTGTGGCTCTCGGCGATTGCGATTGTCTACACTTCGCTGGTCGCACTGGTGCAGCAAGACATGAAAAAGCTGATCGCCTATTCCTCCGTCGCGCACATGGGTTACGTGACAATGGGGATCTTTGCTGTGAACCAGCAGGGGATTGACGGCGCGATCTTCCAGATGATCTCTCACGGTTTTATTTCCGGCGCGCTCTTCCTGTGTGTTGGTGTGATCTATGACCGGATGCACACGCGCGAAATCGACGCCTATGGCGGTCTGGTCAACCGGATGCCGGCCTATGCACTGATCTTCATGTTCTTCACGATGGCGAATGTCGGCCTGCCGGGAACATCCGGGTTCATCGGGGAATTCCTCGTGCTGGTCGGGATCTTCCAGGTGAACACTTGGGTCGCAGCAATCGCGACAACGGGGGTGATCCTGTCGGCGGCCTATGCACTCTGGCTTTATCGCCGGGTGGTCATGGGTGATCTGATCAAGGAAAGCCTGAAGACGATAAAAGACATGACGCGCCGCGAACGGGCGATCTTTGCACCACTCGTGACAATGACACTGCTTCTGGGCGTCTATCCAAGCCTTGTGACCGATATCATCGGGCCGTCCGTCGGCGCGTTGATCGGCCAATATGACACAGCCACCGCCGCCTTCGAGGCGTCCACACAACTTGCTGCGAATTAA
- the nuoN gene encoding NADH-quinone oxidoreductase subunit NuoN, translating into MISADLQTVLPEILLSVYAMAALIGAVYTTKDDAASLLTWATSGIFLLVAVWIGINGAGTTTAFGGMFIEDAFARFTKIVILVSAAAVLLMSEGYMQRRGLLRFEYPLLVALAVVGMMVMVSAGDLMALYMGLELQSLSLYVVASLRRDSLKSTEAGLKYFVLGALSSGLLLYGASLVYGFAGTTLFSGIIAATADGVSLGMLFGIVFLLAGFAFKVSAAPFHMWTPDVYEGSPTPVTAFFATAPKMAAMALFARVVHDAFGGIVGDWQQIVAFLSVVSMFLGAIAAIGQRDIKRLMAYSSIAHMGFALMGLAAGTALGVQAMLIYMAIYITMNIGIFAFILTMEKDGRPVTDIHALKMYSREEPLRAVAVLILMFSLAGVPPFLGFFGKLGVLQAAYDAGLGWLAVAGVIASVIGAFYYIRIVYFMYFGETEDRLETNGSPILWTFLMGATAVLVLGVFNLFGIEPAIASAAATLVN; encoded by the coding sequence ATGATCTCTGCTGATTTACAAACCGTCCTGCCGGAAATCCTGCTGTCGGTCTATGCGATGGCGGCACTGATCGGTGCTGTCTATACGACAAAGGACGATGCGGCATCGCTTCTGACATGGGCCACATCCGGCATTTTCCTGCTGGTTGCAGTCTGGATCGGGATCAACGGGGCCGGAACAACAACGGCGTTCGGTGGGATGTTCATCGAAGACGCATTCGCGCGGTTCACAAAGATCGTGATCCTCGTCTCTGCGGCCGCCGTCCTGTTGATGAGCGAAGGATACATGCAGCGTCGCGGCCTCCTGCGGTTCGAGTACCCGCTGCTCGTCGCACTGGCCGTGGTCGGCATGATGGTCATGGTCTCCGCAGGCGATCTGATGGCGCTTTACATGGGGCTCGAACTGCAATCGCTCTCGCTTTATGTCGTGGCATCCTTGCGCCGTGACAGCCTCAAATCGACAGAGGCCGGTCTGAAGTATTTCGTACTTGGCGCGCTCTCTTCGGGTTTGCTGCTTTATGGGGCCTCGCTGGTCTACGGCTTTGCAGGGACAACGCTGTTCTCTGGCATCATCGCCGCGACTGCGGATGGCGTGTCGCTTGGAATGCTGTTTGGCATCGTGTTCCTGCTGGCAGGTTTCGCGTTCAAGGTCTCTGCTGCACCGTTCCACATGTGGACACCCGATGTCTACGAAGGCTCGCCCACGCCGGTCACGGCCTTCTTTGCGACTGCGCCGAAAATGGCGGCGATGGCACTGTTCGCCCGCGTCGTACATGACGCCTTCGGTGGCATTGTCGGGGACTGGCAACAGATCGTGGCGTTCCTGTCCGTGGTATCAATGTTCCTTGGGGCAATTGCCGCCATCGGGCAACGCGACATCAAACGGCTGATGGCGTATTCCTCGATCGCGCACATGGGGTTTGCCCTGATGGGGCTGGCGGCAGGCACGGCACTGGGCGTGCAGGCGATGCTGATCTACATGGCGATCTATATCACCATGAACATCGGTATCTTCGCGTTCATCCTGACAATGGAAAAAGACGGGCGGCCGGTGACGGATATCCATGCGCTGAAAATGTATTCCCGCGAAGAACCGCTGCGCGCAGTGGCCGTGCTGATCCTGATGTTCTCGCTTGCCGGTGTGCCGCCGTTCCTTGGGTTCTTCGGCAAACTTGGCGTGCTGCAGGCGGCTTATGACGCAGGTCTCGGCTGGCTTGCGGTTGCGGGTGTGATCGCGTCGGTGATCGGGGCCTTCTATTATATCCGGATCGTCTACTTCATGTATTTCGGCGAAACAGAGGATCGGCTCGAAACAAACGGCTCTCCGATTCTCTGGACGTTCCTGATGGGCGCGACCGCTGTGCTGGTGCTGGGTGTCTTCAATTTGTTCGGCATCGAACCGGCAATCGCATCGGCCGCCGCGACGCTTGTCAATTAA
- a CDS encoding biotin--[acetyl-CoA-carboxylase] ligase, with the protein MRDTVDSTMSEAARLAPTLDAPTWIIARHQTAARGRRGRVWEQPKGNFSATLIFKPLCTPQVAAQRSFIAANALHEALSMYIDRRALSLKWPNDVLLHGGKVAGILLESSGKGPFIDWLSVGIGVNLAYAPTNVENEFPPVSLAGEGGEPVSPEEFLITLADAFATQEAKLGHLGFDRIRTDWLKNAARIGENITAIQGTEVIQGIFDTIDKDGNLVLITAKGPRHIAAADIYFRD; encoded by the coding sequence ATGCGCGACACCGTCGACAGCACGATGTCAGAGGCCGCGCGACTTGCGCCAACGCTCGACGCCCCGACATGGATTATTGCGCGCCACCAGACCGCAGCGCGCGGGCGACGCGGGCGGGTGTGGGAACAGCCCAAGGGTAACTTCTCTGCGACGCTGATCTTCAAACCACTTTGCACACCGCAGGTCGCAGCACAGCGATCTTTCATTGCGGCCAATGCGCTTCACGAAGCCTTGTCGATGTATATCGACCGGCGCGCGCTGTCGCTGAAATGGCCAAACGACGTGTTGCTGCACGGGGGGAAGGTGGCCGGAATTCTGTTGGAAAGCAGCGGCAAGGGGCCGTTCATAGACTGGCTGTCTGTCGGAATCGGTGTCAACCTGGCGTACGCACCAACAAACGTCGAAAACGAATTCCCTCCTGTGTCACTTGCGGGTGAAGGGGGGGAACCAGTCTCGCCCGAAGAATTCCTCATCACACTTGCGGATGCGTTTGCCACGCAAGAGGCGAAACTCGGGCACCTCGGATTTGACCGGATTCGCACGGACTGGCTCAAGAACGCGGCCCGGATCGGCGAAAACATAACTGCGATCCAGGGAACCGAGGTTATCCAGGGCATATTTGACACCATCGACAAAGACGGAAACCTTGTGCTGATTACGGCCAAAGGCCCGCGCCACATCGCGGCAGCGGACATCTATTTCAGGGACTGA
- a CDS encoding type III pantothenate kinase, translating to MLLAIDCGNTNTVFSIWDGKSFIAHWRTSTEWQRTADQYYVWLSTLMHFQKIHVDIDEVIISSTVPRVVFNLRVFADRYFNARPIVVGKPECALPANPRVDEGTQVGPDRLVNAAGAFDRHGGNLIVVDFGTATTFDVVDDDGAYVGGVIAPGVNLSLEALHNAAAALPHVDITKPQQVVGTNTVACMQSGVFWGYIGLVREICARIKAERGRDMKVISTGGLAPLFQQAEALFDAFEDDLTIHGLTVIHAYNKGLS from the coding sequence ATGTTGCTTGCTATCGACTGTGGAAACACAAACACGGTGTTCTCGATCTGGGATGGTAAAAGCTTTATCGCCCACTGGCGGACAAGCACGGAATGGCAACGTACGGCGGACCAGTACTATGTCTGGCTCTCCACACTCATGCACTTTCAAAAGATCCACGTGGACATCGACGAGGTGATCATCAGCTCGACCGTGCCACGCGTGGTGTTCAACCTGCGAGTCTTTGCGGATCGCTACTTCAACGCGCGGCCCATCGTCGTGGGCAAGCCGGAATGCGCCTTGCCTGCCAATCCGCGCGTGGACGAAGGCACGCAGGTCGGTCCAGACAGGCTTGTGAATGCGGCAGGGGCGTTTGACCGGCACGGTGGCAACCTCATCGTCGTGGATTTCGGAACAGCGACGACATTTGACGTGGTCGATGATGACGGGGCCTACGTGGGCGGTGTCATCGCGCCGGGCGTGAACCTGTCGTTAGAGGCATTGCACAACGCAGCCGCCGCCTTGCCGCATGTCGATATCACCAAGCCGCAACAGGTCGTCGGGACCAATACGGTTGCCTGCATGCAGTCAGGGGTCTTTTGGGGTTACATCGGTCTCGTGCGTGAGATATGCGCACGCATCAAGGCCGAACGCGGGCGGGATATGAAGGTCATATCGACCGGCGGTCTGGCCCCCTTGTTCCAACAAGCCGAAGCGCTATTTGACGCGTTCGAAGATGACCTCACGATCCACGGACTGACCGTGATCCACGCCTACAACAAAGGACTTTCATGA
- a CDS encoding ribonuclease J — translation MSRLIYLPLGGAGEIGMNAYVYGYGPKDAERLIVVDLGVTFPDMDTSPGVDLILPDIAWLKERRAMIDGIFITHAHEDHVGAIGHYWEQLGAPVYARKFTANIARRKLDEYGHPESVVRVVEAYPDVVECGPFKVSFVPISHSIPESAGLVIDTPEGRLIHSGDFKIDHTPVVGDPFNEELWAEVSKDGVKALICDSTNIFSPTAGRSEASIMDEVTGLMRDAPSMVVATTFASNIARLKTLADAAKAAGRSVCLLGRAMRRMVEAATETGILKDFPSTVSPEDVPNIPRENLLLLVTGSQGERRAASAQLANGKYLGITLQEGDTFLFSSKTIPGNERGVIRIMNQFSEMGVDVIDDAGGRYHVSGHANRPDLEAFHAIVKPQTLIPMHGEHRHLREHVKVANKNGLSGIVAVNGMMIDLSGNAPRVAEYIETGRTYLDGSVMVGALDGIVRDRIRMALNGHVVVTLVIDENDEPLGDPWVELAGLAETGNSNAALVDVLEQDLSQFVNRANAKTLRDDEKLEKELRTITRKSAVAEIGKKPEVTVIVSRLS, via the coding sequence ATGAGTCGACTGATCTACTTGCCCCTCGGGGGTGCCGGCGAAATCGGGATGAACGCTTATGTCTACGGATATGGGCCAAAAGACGCAGAACGGCTGATCGTTGTCGATCTGGGGGTCACGTTCCCTGATATGGACACATCGCCCGGCGTGGACCTGATCCTGCCCGATATCGCCTGGCTGAAAGAACGCCGCGCGATGATTGACGGCATCTTCATCACGCACGCCCACGAAGACCACGTCGGGGCGATCGGGCACTACTGGGAACAGCTGGGCGCGCCCGTCTATGCCCGGAAGTTTACAGCCAATATCGCCCGGCGCAAACTTGATGAATACGGCCACCCCGAAAGCGTCGTACGCGTGGTCGAGGCTTATCCAGACGTTGTGGAGTGCGGCCCGTTCAAGGTCTCCTTCGTACCGATCAGCCACTCCATCCCTGAAAGCGCGGGCCTCGTGATCGACACCCCCGAAGGTCGTCTGATCCACTCGGGCGACTTCAAGATCGACCACACGCCCGTCGTCGGTGACCCTTTCAACGAAGAGCTTTGGGCAGAAGTGTCCAAAGATGGCGTCAAGGCGCTGATCTGCGACAGCACGAACATCTTCTCACCCACGGCAGGCCGCTCCGAAGCCTCGATCATGGACGAGGTCACAGGCCTGATGCGCGACGCACCGAGCATGGTGGTGGCGACGACCTTCGCATCCAACATCGCACGCTTGAAAACGCTGGCGGACGCCGCCAAGGCTGCGGGCCGGTCCGTCTGCCTTCTGGGGCGGGCCATGCGGCGCATGGTCGAAGCGGCGACAGAAACGGGCATCCTGAAGGATTTCCCAAGCACGGTCAGCCCCGAAGACGTGCCCAATATCCCGCGTGAAAACCTGCTGCTGCTGGTCACCGGATCACAAGGCGAACGGCGCGCAGCCTCGGCGCAACTGGCCAACGGCAAATACCTGGGCATCACCTTGCAAGAGGGCGACACATTCCTGTTCTCCTCCAAGACGATCCCCGGAAACGAACGCGGCGTGATCCGCATCATGAACCAGTTTTCCGAAATGGGCGTGGATGTGATCGACGATGCCGGCGGGCGTTACCATGTGTCAGGCCACGCAAACCGGCCCGACCTCGAAGCCTTCCATGCCATCGTGAAACCGCAAACGCTGATCCCGATGCACGGTGAACACCGGCACCTGCGCGAACACGTGAAGGTCGCCAACAAGAACGGGCTATCGGGCATCGTGGCGGTGAACGGCATGATGATCGACCTTTCAGGCAACGCGCCACGCGTTGCGGAATACATTGAAACGGGTCGGACCTATCTGGACGGGTCCGTTATGGTCGGCGCGCTTGACGGGATCGTGCGCGACCGCATCCGTATGGCACTGAACGGTCATGTGGTGGTGACACTTGTGATCGATGAAAACGACGAACCGCTGGGCGACCCATGGGTCGAACTGGCCGGTCTGGCCGAGACAGGGAACAGCAATGCCGCCCTTGTCGATGTGCTCGAACAAGACCTCAGCCAGTTCGTAAACCGCGCCAACGCCAAGACATTGCGGGATGATGAAAAGCTCGAAAAAGAACTGCGGACAATCACGCGCAAGTCGGCCGTCGCGGAAATCGGAAAGAAGCCGGAAGTGACGGTGATCGTGAGCCGGTTGAGTTAG
- a CDS encoding DEAD/DEAH box helicase: protein MTKFTDMNLDKKVLKAIEETGYDTPTPIQAGAIPPALEGKDVLGIAQTGTGKTAAFTLPMITMLKRGRAKARMPRSLVLAPTRELAAQVAENFDQYAKYTKLTKALLIGGTSFKDQDKLIDKGVDVLIATPGRLLDHLERGKLILTDVKIMVVDEADRMLDMGFIPDIEEIFKRTPFTRQTLFFSATMAPEIERITNTFLSAPAKVEVARAATTNTNIKQGVVMFKGSNKMRADSEKRALLRALIDAEGDACSNAIIFCNRKSDVDIVAKSLNKHGYDAAPIHGDLDQSHRTRTLDGFRDNKLRFLVASDVAARGLDIPAVTHVFNFDVPSHAEDYVHRIGRTGRAGRSGVAIMICNPRDEKNLADVERLVKQEIPRLENPLAKGGTPAPQAESTTEEKPKRTRTRRKKDDAPKVEEAPKVEAQAEVAPEPRKAPERKSRDDQPQADRKRQNDRGRRQEKNTVVGLGDDVPTFIAMSFDERGKN, encoded by the coding sequence TTGACCAAATTCACTGATATGAACCTCGACAAGAAGGTTCTCAAAGCCATCGAAGAGACTGGCTATGACACCCCGACCCCGATTCAGGCCGGTGCGATCCCGCCCGCCCTTGAAGGCAAGGACGTTCTGGGGATTGCGCAGACCGGCACGGGGAAGACCGCCGCTTTTACGCTGCCCATGATCACCATGCTGAAACGTGGCCGTGCCAAGGCGCGGATGCCCCGCTCACTGGTGCTGGCCCCGACCCGCGAGCTTGCCGCACAGGTCGCCGAGAACTTTGACCAGTATGCGAAATACACCAAGCTGACCAAGGCGCTGCTGATCGGTGGCACGTCCTTCAAGGATCAGGACAAGCTGATCGACAAGGGCGTGGACGTGCTGATCGCGACGCCGGGCCGCCTGCTGGACCACCTTGAACGCGGCAAGCTGATCCTGACCGACGTGAAGATCATGGTCGTGGACGAAGCCGACCGCATGCTGGACATGGGTTTCATTCCTGACATTGAAGAAATCTTCAAACGCACGCCATTTACCCGTCAGACCCTGTTCTTTTCCGCCACGATGGCACCAGAGATTGAGCGGATCACCAACACTTTCCTGTCCGCGCCAGCAAAGGTGGAAGTGGCCCGTGCCGCGACGACCAATACGAACATCAAGCAAGGCGTCGTGATGTTCAAGGGATCGAACAAGATGCGCGCCGATTCAGAAAAGCGTGCCTTGCTCCGCGCCCTGATCGATGCCGAAGGCGACGCCTGTTCCAACGCCATCATCTTTTGCAACCGCAAGTCGGACGTGGATATCGTTGCCAAATCCCTGAACAAGCACGGTTATGACGCGGCCCCGATCCACGGTGATCTGGACCAGTCGCACCGCACCCGCACCCTTGACGGGTTTCGTGACAACAAGCTGCGCTTTCTTGTGGCATCCGACGTGGCCGCGCGCGGTCTGGACATTCCTGCCGTCACGCACGTCTTCAACTTTGACGTGCCTTCGCATGCCGAGGATTACGTTCACCGCATCGGCCGTACCGGCCGTGCTGGCAGGTCCGGCGTTGCGATCATGATCTGCAATCCGCGCGACGAGAAGAACCTTGCCGATGTCGAACGGCTGGTGAAGCAGGAAATCCCGCGTCTGGAAAACCCGCTGGCCAAAGGCGGCACCCCTGCCCCGCAAGCCGAGAGCACGACGGAAGAAAAGCCCAAGCGCACCCGCACGCGCCGCAAAAAGGACGACGCCCCCAAGGTGGAAGAGGCCCCTAAGGTCGAAGCCCAAGCCGAGGTCGCACCTGAGCCAAGGAAGGCACCTGAACGCAAGTCGCGTGACGACCAGCCGCAGGCTGACCGCAAGCGGCAGAACGATCGCGGCAGACGTCAGGAAAAGAACACTGTTGTCGGTCTTGGGGATGATGTCCCCACGTTCATTGCAATGAGCTTTGATGAGCGTGGCAAGAACTAG
- a CDS encoding peptide chain release factor 3 produces MTNRPQLPPEIARRRTFAIISHPDAGKTTLTEKFLLYGGAIQMAGQVRAKGEARRTRSDFMQMEKDRGISVSASAMSFDFDKYRFNLVDTPGHSDFSEDTYRTLTAVDAAVMVIDGAKGVESQTQKLFEVCRLRDLPILTFCNKMDRESRDTFEIIDEIQENLAIDVTPAAWPIGVGREFMGTYDILRDRLELMDRADRNKVAESIKISGLDDPKLAEHVPAHLLEKFLEEIEMAKELLPKLDPESVLNGSMTPIWFGSAINSFGVKELMDGIATYGPEPQVQSASPRNVAPEEPKVAGFVFKVQANMDPKHRDRVAFVRLASGHFERGMKLTHVRTKKIMAVTNPVMFLAADRELAEEAYAGDILGIPNHGQLRIGDTLTEGEAIRVTGIPSFAPELLQTCRAGDPMKAKHLEKALMQFAEEGAAKVFKPTFGSGFIVGVVGALQFEVLASRIEMEYGLPVRFEGSQFTSARWVHGPKDAVEKFADANKQHIAEDNDGDVVYLTRLQWDIDRVERDYPDIKLSATKEMMV; encoded by the coding sequence ATGACAAATCGCCCACAGCTTCCCCCTGAAATCGCCCGCCGCCGGACGTTTGCGATCATTTCGCATCCGGACGCTGGCAAGACCACGTTGACTGAAAAATTCCTGTTGTATGGTGGTGCGATCCAGATGGCCGGACAGGTCCGCGCCAAAGGCGAAGCACGGCGCACGCGGTCCGATTTCATGCAGATGGAAAAGGATCGTGGCATTTCGGTCAGCGCATCCGCGATGTCATTTGATTTTGATAAGTACCGGTTCAATCTGGTGGACACGCCCGGTCACTCTGACTTTTCCGAGGACACCTATCGCACCCTAACGGCGGTCGATGCTGCTGTCATGGTGATCGACGGGGCCAAAGGTGTGGAAAGCCAGACGCAGAAACTGTTCGAGGTCTGCCGCCTGCGCGATCTGCCGATCCTGACCTTTTGTAACAAGATGGACCGCGAAAGCCGCGATACATTTGAAATCATCGACGAAATTCAGGAAAACCTCGCGATTGACGTCACCCCCGCCGCCTGGCCGATCGGTGTCGGGCGTGAATTCATGGGCACATATGACATTCTGCGTGACCGGCTGGAGCTGATGGACCGTGCTGATCGCAACAAGGTCGCCGAAAGCATCAAGATCAGCGGCCTTGATGATCCGAAACTTGCAGAACATGTGCCGGCCCACCTGCTTGAGAAATTCCTTGAAGAAATCGAGATGGCGAAAGAGCTGCTGCCGAAGCTTGACCCTGAAAGCGTGCTGAACGGGTCCATGACTCCGATCTGGTTCGGCTCTGCGATCAATTCCTTTGGTGTCAAGGAACTGATGGACGGCATCGCCACTTACGGGCCTGAACCGCAGGTCCAATCCGCTTCACCGCGCAATGTGGCCCCCGAAGAACCCAAAGTCGCCGGTTTTGTTTTCAAGGTGCAGGCCAACATGGACCCGAAGCACCGCGACCGTGTCGCCTTTGTCCGCCTTGCGTCGGGACATTTCGAGCGTGGCATGAAGCTGACCCATGTGCGCACCAAGAAAATCATGGCTGTCACAAATCCTGTGATGTTCCTGGCCGCCGACCGCGAATTGGCCGAGGAAGCCTATGCTGGGGATATTCTGGGGATCCCAAACCACGGCCAGTTGCGCATCGGCGACACACTGACCGAGGGCGAGGCGATCCGAGTCACCGGCATCCCGTCATTCGCACCGGAATTGCTGCAGACCTGCCGCGCGGGCGATCCGATGAAGGCAAAGCATCTGGAAAAGGCCCTGATGCAATTCGCTGAAGAAGGGGCTGCAAAGGTATTCAAGCCGACATTCGGATCCGGCTTTATCGTCGGCGTTGTCGGGGCCTTGCAGTTCGAAGTGCTCGCCAGCCGGATTGAGATGGAATATGGCCTTCCCGTTCGTTTTGAAGGCTCGCAGTTTACATCGGCCCGCTGGGTTCACGGCCCCAAGGACGCGGTCGAGAAATTCGCAGACGCCAACAAGCAGCACATCGCAGAGGACAACGACGGCGACGTCGTCTATCTGACCCGCCTGCAGTGGGACATCGACCGGGTCGAGCGGGACTATCCCGACATCAAGCTGTCAGCGACGAAAGAAATGATGGTGTAG
- a CDS encoding Hint domain-containing protein, which translates to MPDPSPSQTVAVYAARAFRVTDGVAEGEGISFADELVLDDVYQLSNEAARLPLTLSATEKSGGFVVSDASATGLAGNQVVLDCCLTLMAPDSTTYEALVLVEVVSGGVEAVYLLPLATLRPLTDYRLVGVDRHAATTRFAEVACVSFTRGTHITLASGRQIPIEEMKVGDRVLTRDDGPQAVRWIGQTTLRAVGDFAPVVIKKGALHNEHDLVVSPDHRIFVYQRQDRLGAGRNEVLIKVRHLINGESVYQRDGGFVDYFQLLFDDHQIIYAEGIAAESLLIDPRTRDALPTNATKSGRHAHRRHLDYEVQEQLLAQPDAVELLRKASSS; encoded by the coding sequence ATGCCTGACCCGTCCCCTTCACAGACCGTTGCCGTCTATGCCGCCCGCGCGTTTCGCGTCACGGACGGCGTTGCAGAAGGCGAAGGAATCTCTTTCGCGGACGAACTTGTGCTGGACGACGTCTATCAATTGTCCAACGAAGCGGCGCGCCTGCCACTGACCCTGAGTGCGACCGAAAAATCAGGTGGATTTGTCGTCTCGGACGCCAGTGCAACCGGACTGGCCGGCAATCAGGTCGTACTGGATTGTTGCCTGACCTTGATGGCCCCCGACAGCACCACATACGAGGCCCTTGTTTTGGTAGAGGTCGTTTCGGGCGGGGTCGAGGCCGTTTATCTGTTGCCTTTGGCGACCCTGCGCCCCCTGACCGATTACCGGCTGGTCGGTGTTGACAGGCACGCCGCGACGACACGGTTTGCCGAGGTTGCCTGCGTGTCCTTTACGCGTGGCACGCATATCACCCTCGCATCCGGTCGCCAGATCCCGATCGAGGAAATGAAGGTCGGTGATCGTGTCCTGACCCGCGATGATGGCCCGCAGGCTGTGCGCTGGATCGGGCAGACGACCTTGCGTGCCGTGGGTGATTTCGCACCCGTCGTGATCAAGAAGGGTGCGCTGCACAACGAACATGATCTGGTCGTCAGCCCAGACCACCGCATTTTCGTTTACCAGCGGCAGGACCGTTTGGGTGCCGGGCGCAATGAAGTGCTGATCAAGGTCCGCCACCTGATCAACGGCGAAAGCGTTTATCAGCGTGATGGTGGTTTCGTGGACTATTTCCAGCTGTTGTTCGACGATCACCAGATCATTTACGCAGAAGGGATCGCCGCGGAATCGTTGTTGATCGACCCGCGCACCCGTGATGCCTTGCCCACGAATGCGACGAAATCCGGCCGCCATGCCCATCGCCGCCATCTGGATTACGAGGTGCAGGAGCAGTTGTTGGCCCAGCCCGACGCGGTCGAACTGTTGCGCAAGGCGTCATCAAGCTAA